The following are from one region of the Magallana gigas chromosome 4, xbMagGiga1.1, whole genome shotgun sequence genome:
- the LOC136274375 gene encoding medium-chain acyl-CoA ligase ACSF2, mitochondrial-like — MSDSYLYCDTVLDIPYTTFPNLLKQKAQKSPDEVVCIFIDDDRARSILTFGDLYKKATKFAKTLVQMGVKRGDIIGLNGRNVPEWLIADLGVQMAGGCSLCLPYQQKEETMVELFDAIGNIKLLIIDPGNSGQRCQIIKNILHKNLTSAKNDPAEVSELLQIVLFSQHEAFPSLKNVQDLCSREYKAVLPRIDPEDISIIQLSSGTTGLPKAIPHSHHAMVVLAYHSFKLYPTNNKKEMLFNTTPFFWSAGYPYWEISTGGTRVTMTNAFHSISTADAALISCEIIAREKPTQAFFVPSMLDFIIKKKLPLKVPRILTGGTIVFSSVLESIGKVCDEYQVDYASTELGYIASGFFKAEDKYKEKHETLSCRPVPGVEIKITDEDGFLQPVGQRGKIWRDGAKR, encoded by the exons ATGTCGGATAGCTACTTATATTGTGATACTGTTTTGGATATCCCATACACTACTTTCCCGAATTTACTGAAACAAAAGGCACAGAAATCTCCAGATGAGGTAGTGTGTATTTTCATTGACGATGATAGAGCAAGGTCTATACTTACTTTCGGGGACTTATATAAAAAAGCAACGAAGTTTGCAAAAACCCTGGTCCAGATGGGGGTTAAAAGAGGTGACATCATTGGGCTCAATGGTAGAAATGTTCCAGAATGGTTAATTGCTGATTTAGGAGTGCAGATGGCGGGCGGTTGCTCGCTGTGTTTGCCATACCAACAAAAAGAAGAAACCATGGTAGAATTGTTCGATGCAATCGGGAATATAAAGCTACTTATCATTGATCCTGGAAACAGCGGGCAGAGATGtcaaattatcaaaaacatACTTCACAAGAATTTAACCTCTGCAAAAAATGATCCCGCAGAAGTTTCTGAATTACTACAAATTGTATTGTTTAGCCAACATGAGGCTTTCCCATCACTAAAAAATGTTCAAGATTTGTGCTCACGTGAGTATAAGGCAGTTCTTCCCAGAATTGATCCAGAGGATATATCAATTATTCAACTGTCCTCGGGTACAACAGGTCTTCCAAAAGCAATTCCGCATTCGCATCATGCCATGGTTGTGCTAGCATACCACTCTTTCAAACTATACCcaacaaataacaaaaaagaGATGCTATTTAACACCACGCCTTTCTTTTGGAGTGCGGGATATCCATATTGGGAAATCAGTACTGGTGGAACTCGAGTGACCATGACAAAtgcatttcattcaatttcaacGGCGGATGCAGCTTTGATTTCTTGCGAGATTATAGCAAGAGAAAAACCTACTCAAGCCTTTTTTGTTCCATCCATGCTcgatttcataattaaaaagaaattgccATTGAAAGTACCAAGAATTCTTACGGGTGGCACAATTGTGTTTTCATCAGTATTGGAGAGTATTGGTAAAGTGTGTGATGAATATCAGGTCGATTATGCTTCAACAGAATTGGGTTACATTGCATCTGGATTCTTCAAAGCAGAAGATAAATACAAGGAAAAGCACGAAACCCTAAGCTGTCGACCAGTTCCTGGAGTAGAGATCAAAATCACTGATGAGGACGGATTTCTCCAACCGGTGGGTCAGCGAGGCAAAATATGG AGGGACGGTGCCAAGAGGTGA